In the Bacteroidota bacterium genome, TCGGGCAAGAGTTTTCAACAGAAAGATTTTTCGTGGACAAATCATTTAACTTCGCCATTCCGTATTGTCATTCCGAGTGAAACGAGGAATCTCATCATGAGATTTCTCACTTCGTTCGAAATGACAGCGAGTCCTTATGAGTAATTATTTAAACGAACTCAACGAATCGCAGCGCGAAGCTGTCCTTTGCAAAGACGGACCAGTGATGATTGTGGCAGGTGCTGGCTCGGGCAAAACGCGTGTGCTCACCTACCGCATCGCTCATCTTCTCCATAAAGATATTGACGCGTTCAACATTCTCGCGCTCACATTCACCAACAAAGCCGCGCGTGAAATGAAAGAGCGCATTATGAATCTGGTGGGCGATAATGAAGCGCGCAATTTATGGATGGGAACTTTTCACTCGGTGTTTGCGCGTATTCTGCGCTATGAACACGACAAACTGAATTATCCCGCCAATTTCACTATCTATGATATGGATGACGCAAAAAATCTTATCAAAGATATTGTGAAGCAAAATAATCTGGATGATAAAGTGTACAAAGCATCCATCGTGCTGGGAAGAATTTCCGCTATGAAAACGCAGTTGATTTCTTATGAAGCGTATCAGCATCATTCACAATTCACCGAGCACGATAAAATGTCCGGTCGCCCTGAGTTCGGAGCAATCTTTGAAACATATTGCAAACGCTGTTTCAAAGCTGGCGCCATGGATTTTGACGACATCCTTTACAACACCAGCATTCTCCTGCGCGATTATCCGGATATACTTTATAAATACCAGAACAAGTTCAAATATATTTTAGTAGATGAGTACCAGGACACGAACTTCGTTCAATATGTAATTATCAAACAACTCGCGGCACGTTTTGAAAATATTTGTGTGGTGGGCGATGACGCGCAGAGCATTTACGCTTTCCGCGGTGCGAACATTCAGAACATTCTGAATTTCAAAAGCGATTATCCCGATGTGCGCACATTCAAGCTGGAGCAGAACTACCGCTCCACAAAAAATATTGTGAACGCGGCAAACAGTCTCATTACAAAAAATAAAAACCAGATTCCGAAAATCATCTGGACCGATAATGATGAAGGCGATAAAATAAAAGTAGTGCGCGCGCTCACCGACAACGAAGAAGGAAGAATGGTGACGCAGATGATCTTTGAGAGCATGATGCAACTGCAAATGTATCCGAAAGAGTTCGCGATTTTATACCGCACGAACGCGCAGTCCCGCGCGATGGAGGAAGCGCTTCGCAAAAAAAATATCGCTTACAAAATTTATGGCGGGCTCTCCTTTTACCAGCGAAAAGAAATCAAAGACCTCCTCGCCTACTTCCGCCTCACAATAAACAATCACGATGAGGAAGCGATGAAGCGCGTTATCAATTATCCCACGCGTGGAATCGGAAACACTACCATCGAAAAAATAATCGTCTGCGCGAATGACCACAACATCAGTCTGTTCACAGTAATGGAAAATCTGGGCGACTTCCAATTAGAAATGAATTCAGGAACACGCGAGCGCCTCAGCAATTTTATCACGATGATAAAAAGTTTTTCCGCAATGCTTCCTATCACCAATGCGTACGATCTGGGAAATCATATTGCCGCTTCCACACATATTCTCAAAGAACTTTATAACGATAAATCTCCTGAAGGCGTTTCGCGCTATGAGAATATTGAGGAATTGCTGGGAGCTTTAAAAGAATTTTCTGTTGGAGAGGAGTTCAAAGCGATTGATATGCCGGAATTGACAGCCGAAGAACAGGTAATCGGTGATCAGTCATCGGTGGAAAACCAAAAACCGGCTGTTGGCCGATCTCCGATAACCGATAACCGAACACTAGATGTTTTCATGTCCGACATCGCATTGCTCACCGATTCTGACAAAAAAACAGAACCCGAAAACCGCGACCACGTTTCGCTGATGACGATTCACCAGGCAAAGGGTTTGGAATTTTCTCATGTATTCATTGTCGGCATGGAAGAAAATCTTTTCCCCAACTCATTCAGCATGAATTCACGGGATGATCTGGAAGAAGAGCGAAGATTATTTTATGTTGCACTCACCCGCGCGAAGAAAAAATCCGTTCTCACATTTGCCGCCACGCGCTTTCACCGCGGTTCGCTCAACAACAGCGAGCCCAGCCGTTTCATAGAAGAAATTGACGCGAAGTATATGGAGTTTTCTCATTCATCGCATAGAGAAGATAATTTTGGCGAAGCAAGAGAAAAATGGAATCGCAAAGAAAACGGAGCCGATACAATTTATGAAGAACCTGTTTTCAGGAAAGAAAACAAATCACAAATCACAAATCACAAATCACAAGAGAACAGCCAGAAGCCAGCAGCTAGAAACCAGCCGCCAGCACAAAAGAAATTAATCAACGCAACTATTGCCCGATACAAACCAACTACCGAAAGCCAGCAGCATTTGAAAGATTTGCAGATTGGAATGACGGTTTCTCACGATCGTTTTGGAAATGGAAAAGTGATAAACATTGAAGGGATTTTTCCGAATTCAAAAGCTACCGTTGAATTTGAAAGCGAAGGGCAGAAACAATTGCTACTTAAATTTGCGAAACTGCAGATTGCAGGGTAGAGCACCTCACCCAACCCCTCTCCTTAAGGAGAGGGGGAACAGCACAGTATCCCCTTCCTGCAAAGACTCGGGTGAGGTCTGTTACAATAATTCGCCTACTTTTGCGTATCTGATTAATTCGAAAACCTGAAATCAAAATATGGCAGCCAAACCAAGTTCAAAAGATTCAAAAGATAAATTTGAAACAGCCGAAAAGCACAGCATGCAGTACAATACCCAACTGCCTCACCTGATCATTCCTGAATACGGGCGCAACATTCAGAAACTAATCGAATATGCCTGCACGATAAAAAATAAAGAAGAGCGGAATAATGTTGCCCATTCCATCATTGCCATCATGGGGCGTTTGAACCCGATGCTCCGCGACCTCACGGATTTCCGCCACAAACTCTGGGATCACCTTTTTATTATTTCCGATTTCAAGCTGGATGTTGACTCGCCTTATTCCAAACCTCCAAAAGAAATTCTCACAACAAAACCAGATAAAGTAGCGTATCCAACAAAAAAAATGCGCTTCAAGCATTACGGAAGAGGAGTTGAACGCATGATTGAAAAGGCAACTTCCATGAAAGCAGGAGAAGAAAAAAATGCTTTTGTGGAAGCCATCGCTAACCTGATGAAAAAATCTTATCTCGTGTGGAACAGAGATACCGTGAGCGACAGCGTGATTCTTCAGGAGTTAGAAGACCTTTCAAAAGGGAAATTAAAAGTGTCTGAAAATTTCCGCATGGCCAGCACGAACGATATTCTTGCCCGTACAAAAAATATGAATCCAAAAGTGGATGAATCCAGAGGAGGAGGAAGAGACAGGGACCGCGGACGCGGAGGAAGACACGGACATGGTGGCGGGCATGGAAGAAGCAATAATAGCAGAAACAGAAACAGAGGGCGTTAAATCCTATGAGCAGTTTCGTAGTCACAGGAGGAAAAAAATTAAAAGGGGAAATCATTCCTCAGGGAGCGAAGAACGAAGCATTGCAAATTTTATGTGCTGTTCTTCTGACTCCTGAAAAAATTACCATTTCGAATATTCCGAACATTGTTGATGTAAACAAATTAATTGACCTGCTGAAATCGCTAGGAGTAAAAGTTGAAAAGAAGAGTGAGGACACTTATATTTTTCAAGCCGACAGCGTAAACGTAGATTATCTTCTCACGGACGAATACAAAAAGAAAGCAGCAGCGCTACGTGGTTCCATCATGGTGATGGGTCCTCTCCTCGCCCGCTTCGGAAAAGGATACATACCAAAACCTGGCGGAGATAAAATCGGAAGAAGAAGACTGGACACGCACTTCATCGGATTTCAGAAACTCGGAGCAAGGTTTGATTACGATGAGAAAACAAATTTCTATAAAGTAGATGCATCACAGCTAAAAGGAACGTACATGCTTTTGGATGAAGCATCGGTAACCGGCACTGCAAATATTATTCTCGCTGCCGTTCTCGCAAAAGGAAAGACCACCATTTACCACGCTGCCTGCGAACCCTACATTCAGCAGCTATGCAAGATGATTGTGAGCATGGGCGGAAAGATTTCCGGCATCGGCTCTAATCTTCTCACGATTGAAGGAGTAGATTCTTTAGAAGGATGCATGCACCGAATGCTTCCGGATATGATTGAAGTGGGAAGTTTCATCGGTCTTGCCGCCATGACCCAATCAGAAATCACTATCAAAAATGTCGGCTACGAGCATCTCGGAATTATTCCTGATACATTCAAACGACTTGGAATCCAAATGGAACTAAGAGGAGATGACATTTATATTCCGTCTCAAAAAAATTACGAGATTGACACCTATATTGATGGTTCTATTCTCACTATAGCCGATTCCATCTGGCCCGGACTCACTCCCGATCTGCTCAGCGCAATCCTCGTCACCGCCACTCAGGCAAAAGGAACGGTACTCATCCATCAGAAAATGTTTGAAAGCCGTTTGTTTTTTGTAGATAAACTGATAGATATGGGCGCACAGATTATTTTATGCGACCCCCACCGCGCAACGGTGATTGGCATCAACCGCGAACGTTCGCTGAGGGGAATTGAAATGAGTTCGCCCGATATACGCGCAGGGGTTGCGCTTCTCATAGCGGCAATGTCTGCCGAAGGAAAAAGCACCATTAACAATATTGAACAAATTGACAGAGGATATCAAAACATTGACACGCGCCTGAATAAAATTGGCGCGGAAATTGTAAGAAAGTAAACACAACTAAGAAAACCCCCTATATGAAAAAAATAATCTCTCTCTCTGTTTTGGTTCTTGCATCTGTTTTCCTTTTTTCATTTTTGCAGGACGCAAAAGTGGGACTCAATATCGGAGATAAAGCTCCTGAAATAAAACTGGCAGGCGTTGACGGCAAATTCATCGCGCTATCCTCTCTGAAAGGAAAAGTGGTGCTGATAGATTTCTGGGCATCGTGGTGTGGTCCGTGCAGGATGGAAAACCCGAATGTGGTTGCCGCATACAACAAGTTCAAGGATAAAAAATTCAAGGAAGCGAAAGGGTTTGAAATCTACAGCGTATCGCTCGACAATCAAAAAGAAAAATGGGTGCAGGCAATTCAGAAAGACGGACTCATCTGGACAAATCATGTAAGCGATTTGAAATGGTGGTACAGCGAAGCGGCAAAAACGTATGGCGTAAATTCAATTCCCACCAACGTCCTCATTGATGCAAACGGAATCATTCTCGCAAAAAATCTCAGAGGTCCGGCTCTTGATGAAGAACTTCAGAAGTATGTGAAATAATTGTTAGTGGTCAGTAGCCAGTTGTTATGTTAGTCGTAAACATCAACTGACAACCAACTACTGACAACTGACCTTTCGTCCCAATCTTTTCTTTTCACTTCATCCATTCCGTCACTTTGGCTTTATTATATTTGCCATCCTGAAATGGCAGGATGATTGACACCTGGCTGTGTCATTCCGAACGAAGTGAGGAATCTCCATAATGAGATTCTTCGTTACACCCGGAATGACAAATTCTAAAAATATGAGTAAAAAAAATAACGATAAAAAGAAAGAGGAAAAGCAAACTCCCTCAGAAGAAATAATGAAGGAAGCATCTGTAGATACTGCGGATGAAAAAACTTCTGACCCAGATACTATCGGAGCAGGAGAAAAACTGGCAGAGCTGAATGATAAATACATCCGGCTGTATGCCGATTTTGAGAATTACAGAAAAAGAATGTCGAAGGAGCGAATTGATCTGCTGAGGTACGCAGGCGAAGATATTTTCAAAAAAATTATTCCGGTGCTGGATGATTTTGAAAGAGCATTCAAATCCCTGGCAGAAATCACCGACATCAATATTATCAAACAGGGAGAAGAACTCATTTATAATAAATTCAAAAATATTCTGACGCAAAGCGGTCTGGAAGAAATGAAATCCACAGGAGAAATTTTTGATTCTGAGCTGCACGATGCAGTGACAAACATTCCTGCTCCATCGGAAGATATGAAAGGAAAAGTGGTGGAAGAAATAGAAAAAGGATATTACCTGAATGGAAAAGTGATACGGCATGCGAAAGTAGTGGTAGGTAATTGAAACAAAATTTGAAAATGCGTCAATTTGAAGATTTGAAAATAAATAACCCATTTTCAAATTTTCAAATTAGGAAATCTTCAAATTAAATTTATGGCAAAAAGAGATTTCTACGAAATACTGGGCGTTCCGAAAGGAGCAAACGCGGACGAAATAAAAAAAGCGTACCGCAAGAATGCGTTGGAGTTTCATCCTGACCGAAATCCAAATAACAAACAAGCAGAAGAAAAGTTCAAGGAATCTGCTGAAGCGTATGAAGTATTAGGCGATGCTGAAAAAAGAAAACGCTACGACCAGTTCGGGCACTCGGGAATGGGTAATGCGGGCGGTCACGGAGGCGGTGGATTTCATCACATGGATATGGACGATATCTTCTCCCGCTTCGGTGATATTTTCGGAGGAGAGCATCCCTTTGAAAGTTTTTTCGGAGGCGGAGGTTCGCGCTCACGGGGAGGGAGAAGACTGAACCGCGGCTCCAACCTCCGCATCAAAGTAAAACTTACGCTGGAAGAAATCGCAACGGGCGTTGAGAAAAAAATAAAAGTCCATAAATATATTTCATGCACGCATTGCAGCGGCACGGGTGCGAATAAAGGTTCGGGCTTCAGCACTTGCGGAACCTGCAAAGGTTCAGGGCAGGTAACCCGCACGCAGCAAACCATTCTCGGATACATGCAAACGGCTTCGGTTTGTCCGCAATGCGGAGGTGAGGGGCAAATCATCAAAGACAAATGCCGCTACTGCAACGGTGACGGCATCATGCGAGGAGAAGAAATTATTTCGATAAATATACCGGCAGGCGTGGCGGAAGGAATGCAGTTATCCATGAGCGGAAAAGGAAATGCGGGTCCGCGCAGCGGTGTTGCCGGAGATTTAATTATTGCCATTGAAGAAGCAGAACATCCGCACTTCAAGCGCGAGGGAAATAATATTTTTTACGAACATCATCTCAACTTTGTGGATGCAGCGATAGGAACTTCGGTGGAAGTGCCCACGCTGGAAGGAAAAGCAAAAGTGAAAATTGATGCCGGCACGCAGCCGGGAAAAATTCTCCGCCTGAAAGGAAAAGGAATTCCGGATGTGAACGGCTACGCGAGAGGGGATTTGCTCGTCAGCATCAATGTATGGACTCCGCAGCATTTATCTTCCGAAGAAAAAAAGATGCTGGAAAAACTCCGCGAGTCGGATAACTTCAAACCCCATCCCGACAAAAGAGATAAAAGTTTTTTTGAAAGGATGAAGGAGATGTTTGAGTAAAAGTTACAGATTACAAGTTACAGGTTACAGATTAAATACAGTACAGTGGGAAAAATAAAACGGTTTGAAGATTTAGATATATGGAAATCAGCCATTGAAATTGCTGTTGATATTTATAAATTAAGTGAAGAGGGAAAACTAAAACAGGACTATGGATTAAAAGACCAGATTCGAAGAGCAGCAATGTCAATTTCTGATAATATTGCTGAAGGATTTGAATACGACAACAATAAAGATTTCATTAAGTTTCTGAGATATTCAAAAGGTTCCGCTGGAGAATTAAGAAGCAAGTTGTATGTTCTTCATAAGATTGAATTCATAAATGAAACATTCTATGACGAGATGTATCAGCGATTGATTCTTATATCAAAACAAATTGCAGGATTGATTAAGTATCTAAAAGAATATGAAAAGAAAAACAATAAATAATTCCATCAACCTGTAACCTGTAACTTGCAATCTTCAACATGGATATCATTTCCGCACAAAACATAGTCAAGCGTTTTTCCAACCACACTGCGCTGGATGAGGTGAGCATTTCTGTGCCGGAGAAAAGTATTTTCGGTTTGCTCGGTCCGAACGGAGCGGGAAAGACCACGCTCATCCGCATCATCAATCAAATCACAGCGCCCGATAGCGGAGATGTTTTTTTCGGAGGAGAAAAACTTTCTCCCCGCCATGCGGAACAAATCGGTTATCTGCCCGAAGAGCGCGGGCTGTACAAAAAAATGGAAGTGGGCGAGCAATGCCTTTACCTCGCGCAGTTAAAAGGGCTGAGCAAAAAAGACGCGCAGAAGAAATTAAAAATGTGGTTCGAGAAATTTGAGATGGAGAGCTGGTGGAAAAAGAAAGTGGAAGAACTATCAAAAGGCATGCAGCAGAAAGTTCAGTTTGTGGTTACGGTGCTGCACGAGCCAAGAGTTTTAATATTGGACGAGCCCTTCAGCGGGTTTGACCCTATCAATGCTTCTCTCATCAAAAATGAAATTCTCCGCCTGAAAGAGAACGGCACAACCATTTTACTTTCCACGCACAACATGAGTTCAGTGGAAGAACTGTGCGACTACATTGCGCTTCTCAACAACGCAAAAACAATTCTGCACGGCTCGGTAAAAGAAATCCGGCAGCAATACAAAGCCAATACCTACGAAGTGGAGTTTTCCGGAAACCTCATGACCTTCACCAAAGCGCTCTTCAAAGATTTTGAATTGCTGGAAAAATCGGAAGAAGGTCAGCATTGCAAAGCAAAAGTGAAACTGCTTTACGATAAATCTCCCAACGATTTGCTCAGCACCGTTCTCCCCTATGTGCAGATACTTGGCTTCCGCGAAATACTGCCAAGCATGAATGATATTTTCATTTCAAAAGTTCAGGAAACGGAAGTGCATGCAACCGTTGGTCTTACCGAGTAAATACGAATGAACATAATCATCACAGGCGCCAGCAGAGGAATCGGCTATGAAACCGCAAAGATTCTCTGCAAAGAACACAAGGTAATTGCCATTGCAAGAAGTGTAGAGAAAAGTAAACTGCCGGGAGTAATTCCGATTTCGTTTGATTTTGAAAAGGGAAATATCACAAAAGATTTGCTTCCGAAAATTCTTTCTTCCCTCTCCTCCGGGAGAGGGACCGAGGGTGAGGCAACAGTTGATGTATTGATAAACAACGCAGCCACATTCATCAAAAAACCTTTTGAGCAAATTACACGAAGTGAATTTGAAAAAGTTTTCTGCGTAAATGTTTTTGCAATTGCTGAACTAACACAGGCATTACTGCCTCTAATGTCCTCTCCCCCAATGGGGGAGACAAGAGAGGGGGCTTCGCATGTCCTCAACATCGCCAGCATGGGCGGCATTCAGGGCAGTGTTAAGTTTCCCGGGCTTTCCGCTTACAGTTCAAGCAAAGGAGCGCTGATTACGCTGACTGAATGTTTGGCTGAAGAATATAAGCAGGAAAAACACATGCCTGCCGGCAGGCATGTTTCATTCAACGCCATTGCGTTTGGCGCGGTGCAGACAGAAATGCTTAAAGAAGCATTTCCGAATTTCAAAGCGCCCATCACGGCAGATGAAGCGGCCAAGTTTGTTTCTGATTTCGCAATCAACGGGCAGAAATATTTTAATGGAAAAGTTTTGCAGATGGCACTGAACACACCGTAAAATACAATGGTTAATGATTAATGGATGATGTATAATAGAGTTTATTCCGATTAAGGATTGTATAATGAAATTGGTACAGATAACGGATTGTTACAGATGTACAGAAATACAAATCCATACAGATTCGCATCAATTTGTATTTCTGTACATCTGTATGGTTTCGTTATCTGTACCATAATTTTCTACTGTTTCTTATTCGGAATATTATCTAATGTAAACAGCCAGTCTTTTTTTATTTTTCCATCAACCATTAGCCATTAACCATCAGCCATTATGTCTTCCCCTTTCTCCGCTTTTAAAGAAAAAGAATTCATCTTCTACACGCTCGCGCGGTTCACACTTATTCTTGGCGCGCAGATGCAATACACGGTGGTGGGCTGGCAAGTTAAAGAACTTACCAACGATGCGCTTTCACTCGGACTTATCGGTTTGGCAGAAGCCATTCCGTTCATCTGCATCGCTCCTTTTGCCGGGCATATTGCCGACATCGCTGACCGGAAAAAAATAATTCTTGCAGCAACATTATTCTTTATGATCGCCACTTCATTGCTGTTGTGGTTCACCACCGGTTCTTCTCACGCGATTGAAAACTATGGCGCGCTTCCTATTTATGGCGTCATCTTCATGACCGGAATCGCGCGCGGATTTATCGGTCCCACTTACTTTGCCATTCTTCCGCAGATTGTTTCGCGCGGGCAAATTCCGAATGCAGCCACCTGGAGTTCCACCGTTTTTCACATTGCCGCAGTGGCGGGACCTGCCATGGCGGGATTGATTCTCGGATTCATCGGCATGAAATTTTCATATGCTTCTTCGCTGGCGATGATTTCTCTCTCGCTGATTTTCATCCTGCTGATAAAAAAGAAAGGCGTTCCGAAGAAAACCACCGATGAGTCATTCATAAGGAACTTATCGGCAGGAATCCGGTTCGTTTACAACAACCAGATTGTGTTCAGCGCGCTCTCGCTGGATTTGTTTGCCATACTGTTTGGAGGCGCCACGGCTCTGCTTCCGATTTTCGCTACCGATATTCTTCATGTCGGCAGTCAGGGATTCGGATTTTTACGCGCAGCGCCTGCGTTGGGCGCGGTGGTGATGGCAGGAATTCTGGCTTACTATCCTCAGAAGAAAAACGCGGGAAGAACGCTGCTATGGTGCGTAGCGGGTTTCGGACTCTGCATGATTGCGTTCGCGTTGTCAGAAAATTTTTACCTCTCGCTCTTTATTCTCGCGCTCAGCGGTGCTTTTGACAATGTGAGCGTGGTGGTGCGGCACATCATTTTACAATTATCCACTCCCGATGAAATGCGCGGGCGCGTTGCCGCAGTGAACGGAATGTTCATCGGCTCATCCAACGAAATAGGCGCGTTTGAATCGGGTGTGGCGGCAAAACTTTTAGGATTGGTTCCATCGGTGATATTTGGCGGCTGCATGACGATTGGAATTGTGGGGCTTGTGGCGAAGATTTCTCCCAAGCTGAGGAAATTAGATTTGAAGACGATTCATTAACTCAGGACTTACACACTTAGGACTTTACGCAGAAAGTGGTACAGATAGCGAAATGTTGCGAATTTACGAAAGGTACAGCCAGCTGTTTATTCGAAAATTCGTATTTTTTAGTTATCTTAGGACTTACGCAAAAGAAGAATAGAATGCTGATAACGCTGATTTTTATGATTTCCGCTGATTTGATCCGCGATTATCTGCTTAATCTGTGTCATCTGCGTTCCATTTTTAATTGTTTGCGTAAGCCCTGTATCTGTACCATTCTTGCGAAAGTCCTATATATAAATTATTGAAATTTTGCACGGTAGAATGATTCTCTGGTGAGGGAAAATGATTCTCTGGTGCGGGAGAATGATTCTCTGGTGAGGGAAAATGATTCTCTGGTGAGGGAGAATGATTCTCTGGTGAGGGAGAATGATTCTCTGGTGAGGGAAAATGATTCTCTGGTGAGGGAGAATGATTCTCTGGTGAGGGAAAATGATTCTCTGGTGAGGGAAAATGATTCTCTGGGGCTGAGAAATTATTTTTCCGTGCGGTAGAATGGTCGCCTTCCTTCCTGCACAGACACCTCTTCTCCCACTTAAACATTTTCGGATGGGCGATAACAACAGAGTGTTTAGGGTTTACAGTTTTCGGTTTACGGTTTTTTGTTGGTAAGTACAACTTTTGGTTCTTTGAATAAAGCATTTGCTTTGTTGGTTATATGTCTAAACTATTCTTGGTTCTGCCGATAGATTACGGATAGTTCATCGACAAAAACCCATCACTCGTCTAAATGTTAAGTAATTGTTGCTAAAACGCGGGATTTATGGCGTACAC is a window encoding:
- a CDS encoding UvrD-helicase domain-containing protein produces the protein MSNYLNELNESQREAVLCKDGPVMIVAGAGSGKTRVLTYRIAHLLHKDIDAFNILALTFTNKAAREMKERIMNLVGDNEARNLWMGTFHSVFARILRYEHDKLNYPANFTIYDMDDAKNLIKDIVKQNNLDDKVYKASIVLGRISAMKTQLISYEAYQHHSQFTEHDKMSGRPEFGAIFETYCKRCFKAGAMDFDDILYNTSILLRDYPDILYKYQNKFKYILVDEYQDTNFVQYVIIKQLAARFENICVVGDDAQSIYAFRGANIQNILNFKSDYPDVRTFKLEQNYRSTKNIVNAANSLITKNKNQIPKIIWTDNDEGDKIKVVRALTDNEEGRMVTQMIFESMMQLQMYPKEFAILYRTNAQSRAMEEALRKKNIAYKIYGGLSFYQRKEIKDLLAYFRLTINNHDEEAMKRVINYPTRGIGNTTIEKIIVCANDHNISLFTVMENLGDFQLEMNSGTRERLSNFITMIKSFSAMLPITNAYDLGNHIAASTHILKELYNDKSPEGVSRYENIEELLGALKEFSVGEEFKAIDMPELTAEEQVIGDQSSVENQKPAVGRSPITDNRTLDVFMSDIALLTDSDKKTEPENRDHVSLMTIHQAKGLEFSHVFIVGMEENLFPNSFSMNSRDDLEEERRLFYVALTRAKKKSVLTFAATRFHRGSLNNSEPSRFIEEIDAKYMEFSHSSHREDNFGEAREKWNRKENGADTIYEEPVFRKENKSQITNHKSQENSQKPAARNQPPAQKKLINATIARYKPTTESQQHLKDLQIGMTVSHDRFGNGKVINIEGIFPNSKATVEFESEGQKQLLLKFAKLQIAG
- a CDS encoding DUF4290 domain-containing protein; this translates as MAAKPSSKDSKDKFETAEKHSMQYNTQLPHLIIPEYGRNIQKLIEYACTIKNKEERNNVAHSIIAIMGRLNPMLRDLTDFRHKLWDHLFIISDFKLDVDSPYSKPPKEILTTKPDKVAYPTKKMRFKHYGRGVERMIEKATSMKAGEEKNAFVEAIANLMKKSYLVWNRDTVSDSVILQELEDLSKGKLKVSENFRMASTNDILARTKNMNPKVDESRGGGRDRDRGRGGRHGHGGGHGRSNNSRNRNRGR
- the murA gene encoding UDP-N-acetylglucosamine 1-carboxyvinyltransferase; this translates as MSSFVVTGGKKLKGEIIPQGAKNEALQILCAVLLTPEKITISNIPNIVDVNKLIDLLKSLGVKVEKKSEDTYIFQADSVNVDYLLTDEYKKKAAALRGSIMVMGPLLARFGKGYIPKPGGDKIGRRRLDTHFIGFQKLGARFDYDEKTNFYKVDASQLKGTYMLLDEASVTGTANIILAAVLAKGKTTIYHAACEPYIQQLCKMIVSMGGKISGIGSNLLTIEGVDSLEGCMHRMLPDMIEVGSFIGLAAMTQSEITIKNVGYEHLGIIPDTFKRLGIQMELRGDDIYIPSQKNYEIDTYIDGSILTIADSIWPGLTPDLLSAILVTATQAKGTVLIHQKMFESRLFFVDKLIDMGAQIILCDPHRATVIGINRERSLRGIEMSSPDIRAGVALLIAAMSAEGKSTINNIEQIDRGYQNIDTRLNKIGAEIVRK
- a CDS encoding TlpA family protein disulfide reductase — translated: MKKIISLSVLVLASVFLFSFLQDAKVGLNIGDKAPEIKLAGVDGKFIALSSLKGKVVLIDFWASWCGPCRMENPNVVAAYNKFKDKKFKEAKGFEIYSVSLDNQKEKWVQAIQKDGLIWTNHVSDLKWWYSEAAKTYGVNSIPTNVLIDANGIILAKNLRGPALDEELQKYVK
- a CDS encoding nucleotide exchange factor GrpE → MTNSKNMSKKNNDKKKEEKQTPSEEIMKEASVDTADEKTSDPDTIGAGEKLAELNDKYIRLYADFENYRKRMSKERIDLLRYAGEDIFKKIIPVLDDFERAFKSLAEITDINIIKQGEELIYNKFKNILTQSGLEEMKSTGEIFDSELHDAVTNIPAPSEDMKGKVVEEIEKGYYLNGKVIRHAKVVVGN
- the dnaJ gene encoding molecular chaperone DnaJ, whose protein sequence is MAKRDFYEILGVPKGANADEIKKAYRKNALEFHPDRNPNNKQAEEKFKESAEAYEVLGDAEKRKRYDQFGHSGMGNAGGHGGGGFHHMDMDDIFSRFGDIFGGEHPFESFFGGGGSRSRGGRRLNRGSNLRIKVKLTLEEIATGVEKKIKVHKYISCTHCSGTGANKGSGFSTCGTCKGSGQVTRTQQTILGYMQTASVCPQCGGEGQIIKDKCRYCNGDGIMRGEEIISINIPAGVAEGMQLSMSGKGNAGPRSGVAGDLIIAIEEAEHPHFKREGNNIFYEHHLNFVDAAIGTSVEVPTLEGKAKVKIDAGTQPGKILRLKGKGIPDVNGYARGDLLVSINVWTPQHLSSEEKKMLEKLRESDNFKPHPDKRDKSFFERMKEMFE
- a CDS encoding four helix bundle protein — its product is MGKIKRFEDLDIWKSAIEIAVDIYKLSEEGKLKQDYGLKDQIRRAAMSISDNIAEGFEYDNNKDFIKFLRYSKGSAGELRSKLYVLHKIEFINETFYDEMYQRLILISKQIAGLIKYLKEYEKKNNK
- a CDS encoding ABC transporter ATP-binding protein, with product MDIISAQNIVKRFSNHTALDEVSISVPEKSIFGLLGPNGAGKTTLIRIINQITAPDSGDVFFGGEKLSPRHAEQIGYLPEERGLYKKMEVGEQCLYLAQLKGLSKKDAQKKLKMWFEKFEMESWWKKKVEELSKGMQQKVQFVVTVLHEPRVLILDEPFSGFDPINASLIKNEILRLKENGTTILLSTHNMSSVEELCDYIALLNNAKTILHGSVKEIRQQYKANTYEVEFSGNLMTFTKALFKDFELLEKSEEGQHCKAKVKLLYDKSPNDLLSTVLPYVQILGFREILPSMNDIFISKVQETEVHATVGLTE
- a CDS encoding SDR family oxidoreductase, with protein sequence MNIIITGASRGIGYETAKILCKEHKVIAIARSVEKSKLPGVIPISFDFEKGNITKDLLPKILSSLSSGRGTEGEATVDVLINNAATFIKKPFEQITRSEFEKVFCVNVFAIAELTQALLPLMSSPPMGETREGASHVLNIASMGGIQGSVKFPGLSAYSSSKGALITLTECLAEEYKQEKHMPAGRHVSFNAIAFGAVQTEMLKEAFPNFKAPITADEAAKFVSDFAINGQKYFNGKVLQMALNTP
- a CDS encoding MFS transporter, with translation MSSPFSAFKEKEFIFYTLARFTLILGAQMQYTVVGWQVKELTNDALSLGLIGLAEAIPFICIAPFAGHIADIADRKKIILAATLFFMIATSLLLWFTTGSSHAIENYGALPIYGVIFMTGIARGFIGPTYFAILPQIVSRGQIPNAATWSSTVFHIAAVAGPAMAGLILGFIGMKFSYASSLAMISLSLIFILLIKKKGVPKKTTDESFIRNLSAGIRFVYNNQIVFSALSLDLFAILFGGATALLPIFATDILHVGSQGFGFLRAAPALGAVVMAGILAYYPQKKNAGRTLLWCVAGFGLCMIAFALSENFYLSLFILALSGAFDNVSVVVRHIILQLSTPDEMRGRVAAVNGMFIGSSNEIGAFESGVAAKLLGLVPSVIFGGCMTIGIVGLVAKISPKLRKLDLKTIH